A region of Methanocorpusculum labreanum Z DNA encodes the following proteins:
- a CDS encoding ATP-grasp domain-containing protein — translation MIILEKPYVSDFLLEYLAANKVPVLKNEYAVSNSRGNALHFIESHEAVERYHDGERIYTVSENALDWIYVNLPASELVRKIGILKDKALFRKTVSSLYPNLFFKEVTLDELRNGDHTHIPYPVILKPSVGFFSVGVYALFNEEDLKNAVLDIEKNIQKWAADFPETVIGSTFLLEQYIRGTEYAIDAYYDTEGKPVILNIFTHRFASESDVRDRIYYTSAEIIGQYLEPFTRFLERINTQLNITDFPMHIEVRVTEDDVIPIEFNPLRFAGSCSTDIAYYAYGINTVDCYLNQIKPDFAEILARKSGKIYSMILVDKSGKEIDSGRFDYSRLYDEFEHVLDIRKIEAPEMGLFAFLFTETNVGNEQELDRALVSDFSEYLLE, via the coding sequence ATGATAATTTTGGAAAAACCATATGTTTCCGACTTTCTGCTAGAATATCTCGCAGCAAACAAAGTTCCCGTACTAAAAAACGAATACGCAGTCTCCAACAGCAGAGGAAATGCCCTGCATTTCATAGAGAGCCACGAGGCTGTAGAAAGATATCATGACGGCGAACGGATCTACACCGTATCGGAAAACGCCCTTGACTGGATTTATGTAAACCTGCCTGCAAGCGAACTTGTCCGTAAGATCGGCATCCTCAAAGACAAGGCGCTGTTTCGTAAAACCGTATCCAGCCTCTACCCGAATTTGTTTTTCAAAGAGGTAACGCTGGACGAACTGCGAAACGGCGATCATACGCACATTCCATATCCGGTCATTCTGAAACCTTCCGTCGGATTTTTCAGCGTCGGCGTCTATGCGCTTTTCAATGAGGAAGATCTGAAAAACGCGGTCTTAGACATCGAGAAAAATATCCAAAAATGGGCGGCCGATTTCCCGGAAACCGTGATCGGGTCAACCTTCCTTCTCGAGCAGTACATCAGGGGTACGGAGTATGCGATCGACGCGTATTACGACACAGAAGGAAAACCCGTCATACTCAACATCTTTACCCATCGGTTTGCCTCTGAGTCCGATGTAAGAGACCGTATCTACTATACGTCAGCAGAAATCATCGGGCAGTATCTTGAGCCGTTTACCCGCTTTCTCGAACGGATCAATACTCAACTGAACATAACCGATTTTCCGATGCATATCGAAGTCAGAGTAACAGAAGACGACGTCATCCCAATCGAATTCAATCCTTTGCGGTTCGCCGGCTCCTGTTCAACCGATATTGCATATTATGCTTACGGCATAAACACGGTCGACTGCTATCTGAATCAGATCAAGCCGGATTTTGCTGAAATTCTCGCCAGAAAATCCGGTAAAATTTACAGTATGATCCTGGTCGACAAGAGTGGAAAAGAGATAGACAGCGGCCGATTCGACTACAGCAGACTCTACGATGAGTTTGAACATGTCCTGGACATCCGAAAAATCGAGGCTCCTGAAATGGGATTGTTTGCTTTTCTGTTTACGGAGACAAACGTCGGGAACGAACAGGAACTTGACAGGGCCCTGGTTTCCGACTTTTCCGAGTACCTGCTCGAATAA
- the npdG gene encoding NADPH-dependent F420 reductase — protein MKKTVGIIGGTGNIGEGLARRICLGEKFDVIIGSRESEKACVAADGVVCALNERKCTATTCSGTTNADVCCADVIIISLPFERVQSTIESIGKSVFENKIVISLINPMIRNPKEKYFLPDAPAEGSAALAIQKMLPASTKLIAAFNNVAANKWMELDEALDYSVAVCGDDAEAKKTVMELVGSVSKLKPLDAGPLAMTKVVEGITPLVITIAMRNGLKDVGVYFK, from the coding sequence ATGAAAAAAACAGTGGGAATTATTGGAGGAACTGGAAACATCGGGGAGGGTCTTGCAAGACGGATCTGTCTTGGCGAGAAATTCGATGTGATCATCGGTTCACGTGAGTCGGAAAAGGCCTGCGTTGCAGCAGATGGTGTTGTATGTGCTTTGAACGAGCGAAAATGCACGGCAACGACCTGTTCAGGCACGACGAATGCGGATGTGTGCTGCGCAGATGTTATCATTATCTCGTTACCTTTCGAGAGAGTTCAGAGTACGATCGAATCCATCGGCAAATCCGTCTTTGAAAACAAGATCGTCATCTCCCTTATCAACCCGATGATAAGAAACCCGAAAGAGAAATACTTCCTTCCGGATGCACCGGCAGAAGGTTCCGCAGCACTCGCTATCCAGAAGATGCTTCCGGCTTCAACCAAACTCATCGCAGCATTCAACAATGTTGCAGCCAACAAATGGATGGAACTCGACGAAGCTCTGGATTACAGCGTCGCCGTCTGTGGTGATGATGCTGAAGCAAAAAAGACCGTTATGGAACTTGTCGGCAGTGTTTCCAAACTGAAGCCGCTTGATGCCGGACCTCTTGCGATGACCAAAGTCGTTGAAGGGATCACTCCGCTCGTCATCACGATCGCCATGAGAAATGGTCTCAAGGATGTAGGTGTATACTTCAAATAA
- a CDS encoding class I adenylate-forming enzyme family protein has product MLNITTFLDANSCRLEKPVFFCPERNTSYTSAEILSISSAIGRDLLSLGAVKGDRILLYMNSSPEYLVSYFAVWRIGCVAVPTNRVYTPSELAYMVENSGAKIFITDADGVSAARKLPVKTYVPGDIESLRGEPRLLPEHTEYDDLCQLQYTSGTTGKPKGAMLTHGNWLASIHNICDVLTFKQDDVYLGIYPMGHVGLSWGIAAMRAGALFVMMERYEYQKYLDLCKEHKVTVLAGMPPVIHSLTEAPEGTEDSLTTVREIISGGGPLHHDIWKKFYYRYNIPVINAYGLSETVVIGTGTVIRPEDYASADRFQSVGHPVCFSEVKIVDELDSSIEMPIDMPGEIALRGPAVAKGYWNMPKETAASFLDDGWFLTGDVGYLDKDLRLFLTDRKKDMIVMSGWKIYPTEVEEALIGHEGVDEIAVFGIPDEHRGEMPVAAVVWRKGWDSSDKEGSLRAFAKERLAGYKVPRRIITVDALPRVNGWKLLRRELREQYS; this is encoded by the coding sequence ATGTTGAATATAACAACCTTCCTTGATGCAAACTCCTGCCGTCTGGAAAAACCGGTCTTTTTCTGTCCGGAAAGAAACACGTCATACACCTCTGCCGAAATACTTTCGATAAGTTCTGCGATCGGCCGCGATCTCCTCTCGCTTGGTGCCGTGAAAGGCGACCGTATCCTCCTCTATATGAACAGCAGCCCCGAATACCTCGTCTCCTACTTCGCCGTCTGGAGGATCGGCTGTGTTGCCGTTCCAACAAACCGCGTCTATACACCAAGCGAACTTGCCTATATGGTGGAAAACTCCGGTGCGAAGATCTTCATCACGGATGCCGACGGCGTGTCTGCCGCCCGGAAGCTTCCGGTCAAGACCTATGTGCCGGGAGACATCGAATCTCTGCGCGGGGAGCCCCGTCTCCTGCCGGAACATACGGAATATGATGATCTCTGTCAGCTCCAGTATACGTCCGGGACCACGGGCAAACCCAAAGGAGCGATGCTCACCCATGGAAACTGGCTTGCCTCAATCCACAACATCTGCGATGTTTTGACCTTCAAACAGGACGACGTCTATCTCGGCATCTATCCGATGGGTCATGTGGGCCTCTCCTGGGGGATCGCCGCGATGCGGGCGGGAGCTCTCTTTGTTATGATGGAGAGGTACGAGTATCAAAAATACCTCGATCTCTGCAAAGAGCACAAAGTGACCGTTCTCGCCGGCATGCCGCCGGTGATCCACTCGCTCACCGAAGCACCGGAGGGAACCGAAGATAGTCTTACCACCGTCAGGGAGATCATCTCCGGTGGCGGTCCTCTCCACCACGATATCTGGAAAAAATTCTATTACCGGTACAACATCCCGGTAATCAATGCCTACGGTCTTTCAGAGACTGTCGTCATCGGTACGGGAACAGTGATCCGTCCCGAAGATTATGCATCTGCCGACCGGTTCCAGAGCGTGGGTCATCCGGTCTGCTTCTCGGAAGTCAAGATCGTTGACGAGCTCGACTCCTCGATCGAGATGCCCATCGACATGCCCGGCGAGATCGCGCTTCGCGGTCCGGCGGTCGCCAAAGGTTACTGGAACATGCCCAAAGAGACCGCCGCTTCGTTCCTTGATGACGGCTGGTTCCTCACCGGAGATGTCGGATATCTCGATAAAGATCTTCGGCTTTTCCTCACCGACCGGAAAAAGGACATGATCGTCATGTCCGGCTGGAAGATCTACCCGACCGAGGTCGAAGAGGCCCTCATCGGTCACGAAGGCGTCGACGAGATCGCGGTCTTCGGGATCCCGGACGAACATCGGGGCGAGATGCCAGTAGCCGCCGTCGTTTGGCGGAAGGGCTGGGACAGCTCTGATAAAGAAGGCTCTCTTCGCGCATTTGCGAAAGAGCGTCTTGCGGGATATAAAGTCCCCCGCAGGATAATAACGGTGGACGCCCTCCCCCGGGTAAACGGCTGGAAGCTCCTGAGACGGGAACTTCGCGAACAATACTCATAA